The Zhihengliuella sp. ISTPL4 genomic interval AAGGGGCCATCCGCGACGCCGACCCGCACCTCGGGGAAGCCGGCCGCGGCGAGGACCGCGGACAGCGCCGCCGCCGCCTCGGCCTCTCCGCCGTGATAGCGGGCGATGCCGCGGGCGCGCAGGATCGCGAGGCCAGGACGCAGCAGGGTGACCCCTGGCGCATGCTTCTCGATGAGCTGCAGCACCGGGACGAAGGCGCGCTCGTCTTTCTCGGCGTCGTGGGGGAGGACCTGCAGCGAGGAGAGGAGGCCCTGGGCGACGCGGCGGCGCTGACCGCTGCGGACGCCGTGCGCCCGCGCCGATGCGGTGCAGGCGACCACCGTGTTCGCCTGCACCAGGGCTGTCGGCGGATGCGGGCCCCCGCCCAGCACCGCTCGCAGCGGCCAGTCGGGGAACCAGAGCACGAGCACGCGGAGAGGGGCGTTCATCCCGCCTCCGCCCAGAAGAGGAGGTCGGAAGGCGCGCTCGCCGTGGAGTCGATCGACGGCGGGGCGAGCGACGGCAGGGCGGTCAGCTCTGCGGCCGCGGTCTCCACGGCTCCGTGTCCGCCGGGCAGCCGCACGCGTACGCTCGAGGCGCGAGGGCTGTGCCTGGTCCGGGCCGTGACCGTCACCGTGCACTCCGAGAGCAGCCCCCACCCCTCGCCGAGCCCATGCCAATCAGGGTCGTGCAGACGGATGGTGCCCTCGCTCTGCGCCCAGCGTCCCGCGCCCGGCTCCTCCGCCACGAGCAGCGTGGATCCGCGGTCGCGCAGGCGGGCGCTCAGCCGGGAGACGTCGGCGTCGCGGGCCCTCGTCGTCGGCTGCACCACGATCAGGGGCACCACCTCCGCCAGGGCTGACGTGGCCGCGAGCCAGCGGTCTCCCGGATCGGGGACGAGGATCAGCCGGCTCAGATCGATGCCGTAAGCCGCGGCGGCCTCGACCCCGAGGGTGGGCATGCCGATCACCGCGCACCAGTGCCCGCGACCGGAGGCCGCGCTGAGCAAGGCGAGCGCGAGGGCGGGCGAGGGGGAGACGGTGTACGAGGTGCCTGTCTGCAGTCCTTCCTCCGGCAGCAGTGCGGCGAAGGCGGGGTCGAGCGGGAGGAGCGTGTGCTCGCTGCGACGGCGCTGCATCCGGCTGATCTCGCGGCGCAGTCGCAGCACCTCTCCGGCGCGGGTGTCGCTGGTCGGAGAGAGCGCGGTCATCGCATCGAGCCCGATCCCCATGTATCCATCCTCGAAGATATGTACGAATAAAGCAAGTGACGCGACTGACGCTAGTTCGTACATCGGACATCGGTGCGGCGCATTGTCCACAGGGTGCTCCGCGCCCCCTGCGGATGTCCCTAGCCTGCCGGGATGGACATCCGCCTCGCCCTCGTCGGTCTCGTGCACGGCGCGCTGCTCGCGGTCGGCGTCCTCCTGATCGTGATCGATGCCCGCACGCACCGGCTCCCGAACCGCATCGTGCTGCCCACCCTGGTCCTGCTGCTCGCGATGATGGTCGTCGACGCCGTCCTCACCGCAGACGCGGCCGCGCTGATCCGTGGCCTGCTCGGCTCCCTCGCGCTCGGCGGCTTCTACGCCGTGCTGCGACTGCTCAGCCGGTCGGGAATGGGCGGTGGAGACGTGAAGCTCGCCCTCGTGATCGGACTCCTCCTGGCGTGGCACGGCTGGGGCGCGTTCCTCCTCGGCGCCTCTTCCGCCTTCGTGTTCGGAGCGGTCTATGCCCTCGTGCTCCTTGCCGCGGGACGCGCCGACCGGAGGACCCGCATCGCCTTCGGGCCGTGGATGATCGCCGGGGCCGTGGTCGGCATCTTCGGCGGTTGACCGCGGGGATCGCCCCGAACGGGGGAGGGCGGCGCTACCCTGAGCACATGGCACTCGCACGACTTCACGGCGGCCCGCTGGACGGGCAGATCATCCCCCTCGACGATGCGGACGACAAGCTGATCGTCCCCTACAGCGAGACGCAGGTGGTCTACAACCGCCGCGGCGAGCCGCAGAACACCGGCGAGAACGACGGCCCCACCGAGATCGACTACTGGTTCGAGGAGGCCCTCGAGGACCTCACCCTCGAGGATGACTGAGCCCTCCCGCACCGTCGAGGTCGAGCGCAAGTACGACGTCGACGAGGAGACTCCGCTGCCGGACTGGACGGCGATCCCCGGCGTCGACGCCGTCTCGCCCGGTGCGCACCGCGCCCTCGACGCCCGCTATCTCGACACCGCCGACGGCACGCTGGCCCGCGCCGGCGTCGCGCTGCGACGTCGCTCCGGCGGACCGGACGAGGGGTGGCACATCAAGGGTCCGCGGCAGGGCGACGGCCGGGTCGAGCAGGGCTGGCCCCTCAGCGACGAGGAGATCCCGACAGCGGTGCGCGCAGCGATCGCCGCGTGGACGACCGCGCCGCTGGAACCCCTCGCGCGCATCGAGAACGACCGAACGGCGTATCTTCTCACCGGGCCGGACGGCGTCGTGGCGGAGTTCGTCGACGACCACGTCCGGGCGACCGACCTGCGCGGCGGGACGCGTCGCAGCTGGCGGGAGTGGGAGGTCGAGCTGGGCCCCGCCGGTCCTTCGGACGACGCCGGACGGGCGGCGTTCTTCGCGGCGATCGAGCGTGCGGTGCACGCGGCGGGCGGTCGAGAGGCCGCGTCCGACTCGAAGCTCGCCCGCGCTCTCGGCTTCTAGGCGGCGGACCGCCGGGACGCAACCCCTTTCCGCCCGCGGTTGCGGGGTGGTTGAGTGACGACATGAGTCGACCGCCCGTGCTCCGATCGCTGCAGACGATCGTCCCCGAGACCGTCCTCGTGCAGGAGCAGGTGCGTGACGTCTTCGCCGCCCAGCCCGACCTGGGACGGCTGGCACAGCGCATCGTGGCGACGTCGTTCAACGTCTCCGGCATCGACACGCGGCACACCGTGATCGAGGAACTGGCCGACGATGCCGACCAGGACGAGCCGCTGTTCTACGACCGCGGCTCGGGACGGCTGCTGGCGCCGGGCACGAAGGTGCGCAATGACGTCTACACGCGTGAGGCCTCACGGCTCTTCGTCGAGGCGGCGCGTCGCGCCCTCGAGGCGGACCCTGACCTGAACGCTGCGGATGTGACGCACGTCATCACGGTCTCCTGCACGGGATTCCATGCTCCCGGTCCCGAGTATGAGATCGTGCGCGGGCTGGGGCTCTCCGACGCCGTCCAGCGGTACCACCTCGGCTTCATGGGCTGCTACGCCTCGATGCCCGCGCTCCGCGCCGCCGGCCAGTTCTGCGCCGCGGATGAGAACGCGGTCGTCCTCGTCGTCAGCGTCGAGCTGTGCACCCTGCACCTGCGATCCTCGGAGGACCCGGACACCATCGTCGCCTCCTCGCTGTTCGCCGACGGGGCGGCCGCCGGGATCGTGACGGCACGGGACCTGCCCACGACCGTCCCGGCGCTCCGACTCGACGGCTTCCACACCGCGATCGTCCCGGAGGGTGTGGACGACATGGCGTGGACGATCGGTGACTCGGGCTTCGAGATGATCCTCTCCACCGCCGTCCCGCAGATCATCGGGGAGTCGATCATCGGGGCGCTCGCGCCGCTCTACGGTCGGGAGGACGGCCTGGCGGAGGCCTTCGCCGCCGGGCGGGTGGGCGAGAGGGTGCGGCACTGGGCGATCCACCCCGGCGGACGGAGCATCCTCGACCGGGTGCAGGAGCGGATGGCGTTGAGCGACGCCCAGCTGCGTCCCGCGCGGGAGACGCTCCGGGAGTACGGGAACATGTCCAGCGCGACGGTGCTGTTCGTGCTGAAGCGCATCCTGGAGCAGGAGGGCGCGGAGGCGGGCGACCGCGTGGCGGCGATGGCCTTCGGACCCGGGCTCACCGCCGAGAGCGCGCTGCTGACCGTGGTCGTGCCCGCACCGTGAGCGTGGACCTGTCGACGCGTGCCGTCGATCTCGTCGAGCTCATGGACGCCCCCGACGCGGACGAGGAGGCGCTCGGCCGCACGTACCGACGCTTCAGCGCCGTCAACGCGGTCGTCTCCCGTCCCGGGCGACTGTACCGGCGGGACATCCGCCCCCGGGCGGCGACCGGACGCCGATTGCGCATCCTCGACATCGGCGCGGGCGGAGGGGATCTGTGCCGCGATCTGGTCCGCCGGTTGCGCCGCGACGGACTCCGCGCCGACATCACCGCGCTCGACGCCGATGAGCGGGCCATCCGCTGGGCCTCCGCGCACGACGACGGCGCAGGCATCCACTACCGCCACGCGTTCTCCGGCGACCTCGTGGCGGCCGGCGACGCCTACGACGTCGTGCTGTCCAACCACGTCCTCCATCACCTCGAATCCGCGGCGCTGCACACGGTGCTCGACGACTCGCGCGCCCTCGTCGGCGACCGCGGACTCGTCTCCCATCACGACATCGCCCGCAGCCGCCTGGCCTACGCGGCGTTCGCCGCGGGCACCCGGCCGTTCGCGGGGAACCTCCTCGCCGGGTCCTTCATCCGCGTCGACGGCCTCCTGAGCATCCGCCGCTCGTACACGCCGCAGGAGCTCGAGGCCGTCGCCCCACCGGACTGGGAGGTCCGGTCGCACCTGCCCGCTCGGCTGGAACTGCGCTGGGAGGGTGCGGATGGTCGACCATGATGTCCTCGTGGTCGGCGGTGGTCCGGTCGGGCTGCTCCTCGCGTGCCTCGTGGGGCAGGACGGTCGCCGGGTGCGGGTGTGCGAGCGTCGCACCGAGCGGGGCACGCAGACGCGCGCGATCGGGATCCATCGTCCGGGACTCGATGCCCTCGATGCGGCAGGAGTGGGCACGACCGTGCGCGCCGAGGCTCTGCGACTGTCAGGCGGCGAGGTCCGCAGCCGCGGTCGTCGGCTCGCGGCGCTGCCCTTCACGCCGGAGCGTCCGATCCTGACGCTCGCGCAGCCACGCACGGAGGAGCTTCTGCGAGAGCGTCTTCAGGAACTGCAGCCCCGTGCGCTGCGGCTCGGGACCACCGTGCAGTCCGTGCACGATGAGGGACCGTTCGTCCGCGTCGGGATCGACGACGAACGCGGGTCCCGGGAGGAGACGGCTGCGGTGGTCGTCGTCGCCGACGGTGTGCGCAGTCCCCTCCGCGAGGCGTTCGGTGCGGGCTGGTCCGCGCGTACGGGAAACGCGCGCTATGCGATGCTCGATGTCGATGCGCCGCAGGGCGACGACCGCGCCGTGCTGTTCTTCGAGCCGGACGGCCTCGTCGAGTCCTTTCCGCTGCCGGGCGGCCGGCGCCGCTGGGTGGTGCGCGAAGAACGCGGCCGGATGGTGGCCTCCGCCGCCGAACTGGCCCGTATCGTCGCGCAGCGGACGGGGGAGCGCGTCGTCGTCGATCCGGCCGCCTCGGTGTCCTCGTTCCGCGCCGCTCAGCACGCGGCTCGACGACTGCATCGCGGACGGATCGTCCTCCTGGGCGACGCCGCTCACGAGGTGAGCCCGATCGGCGGCCAGGGCATGAACCTCGGCTGGGCGGATGCGCTCCGACTCGTCGCGGCGCTGCGCCGGACCGATCAGGGAGCCGTTCCGCGCCTGGACGGCTTCGCCCGCGGCGTCCAGCGGTATGCACGGAAGGCGCATCGCCGTTCCGCGTTCTTCATGGCGATGGGGACGCCGGTGCCCACGCCGGTCGTGACCGCGCGCGAGGGGCTGGTGCGCGCGCTCGGGTCCCCGGCGCTGCGCGGCTGGACGACCGGCCTCGTCACCATGCGCGGCCTGTGACGCGAGAAGGCCCGGTCCGCGATGCGCGGACCGGGCCTTCTCAAGGTGCGGATCAGAAGTTGATCATGTGGCCGGCGAGACCGTGGAAGCCCTCCTGCAGCGCCTCCGACAGCGTCGGGTGCGTGTGGACGTTGCGGGCCAGCTCGAGGGCCGTGAGGTCCCACTTCTGCGCGAGGGTGAGCT includes:
- a CDS encoding prepilin peptidase, translating into MDIRLALVGLVHGALLAVGVLLIVIDARTHRLPNRIVLPTLVLLLAMMVVDAVLTADAAALIRGLLGSLALGGFYAVLRLLSRSGMGGGDVKLALVIGLLLAWHGWGAFLLGASSAFVFGAVYALVLLAAGRADRRTRIAFGPWMIAGAVVGIFGG
- a CDS encoding response regulator — protein: MALARLHGGPLDGQIIPLDDADDKLIVPYSETQVVYNRRGEPQNTGENDGPTEIDYWFEEALEDLTLEDD
- a CDS encoding CYTH domain-containing protein; translation: MTEPSRTVEVERKYDVDEETPLPDWTAIPGVDAVSPGAHRALDARYLDTADGTLARAGVALRRRSGGPDEGWHIKGPRQGDGRVEQGWPLSDEEIPTAVRAAIAAWTTAPLEPLARIENDRTAYLLTGPDGVVAEFVDDHVRATDLRGGTRRSWREWEVELGPAGPSDDAGRAAFFAAIERAVHAAGGREAASDSKLARALGF
- a CDS encoding type III polyketide synthase codes for the protein MSRPPVLRSLQTIVPETVLVQEQVRDVFAAQPDLGRLAQRIVATSFNVSGIDTRHTVIEELADDADQDEPLFYDRGSGRLLAPGTKVRNDVYTREASRLFVEAARRALEADPDLNAADVTHVITVSCTGFHAPGPEYEIVRGLGLSDAVQRYHLGFMGCYASMPALRAAGQFCAADENAVVLVVSVELCTLHLRSSEDPDTIVASSLFADGAAAGIVTARDLPTTVPALRLDGFHTAIVPEGVDDMAWTIGDSGFEMILSTAVPQIIGESIIGALAPLYGREDGLAEAFAAGRVGERVRHWAIHPGGRSILDRVQERMALSDAQLRPARETLREYGNMSSATVLFVLKRILEQEGAEAGDRVAAMAFGPGLTAESALLTVVVPAP
- a CDS encoding methyltransferase domain-containing protein; this translates as MDLSTRAVDLVELMDAPDADEEALGRTYRRFSAVNAVVSRPGRLYRRDIRPRAATGRRLRILDIGAGGGDLCRDLVRRLRRDGLRADITALDADERAIRWASAHDDGAGIHYRHAFSGDLVAAGDAYDVVLSNHVLHHLESAALHTVLDDSRALVGDRGLVSHHDIARSRLAYAAFAAGTRPFAGNLLAGSFIRVDGLLSIRRSYTPQELEAVAPPDWEVRSHLPARLELRWEGADGRP
- a CDS encoding FAD-dependent oxidoreductase; translation: MVDHDVLVVGGGPVGLLLACLVGQDGRRVRVCERRTERGTQTRAIGIHRPGLDALDAAGVGTTVRAEALRLSGGEVRSRGRRLAALPFTPERPILTLAQPRTEELLRERLQELQPRALRLGTTVQSVHDEGPFVRVGIDDERGSREETAAVVVVADGVRSPLREAFGAGWSARTGNARYAMLDVDAPQGDDRAVLFFEPDGLVESFPLPGGRRRWVVREERGRMVASAAELARIVAQRTGERVVVDPAASVSSFRAAQHAARRLHRGRIVLLGDAAHEVSPIGGQGMNLGWADALRLVAALRRTDQGAVPRLDGFARGVQRYARKAHRRSAFFMAMGTPVPTPVVTAREGLVRALGSPALRGWTTGLVTMRGL